Proteins encoded in a region of the Agromyces protaetiae genome:
- a CDS encoding DUF4862 family protein: MTPRTPAVVVGAYAALPSEASAQDRFIRGVLDLPGVDGFELPLMIDAATDRRWLDWTPPGRPSVATLIPAFAIRSRQDPRFGLASADPEGRAAALDLLRRLHDTARQWHDLGRELSVVSMSSAPQMTDPAAAERAFECSLREIRGWDWGSTRLVVEHCDAPRPEHAPEKGYLALEREVRAIERTDDGRTECGIAVNWGRSVLEHRDVAGAARDAARAGDRLRGFILSGVSDRDTEYGPAWADAHTPVVHEASDDSLLTLSRARDVLARLPRELWYLAVKTGAKPASLSATQRIALIAPAVQLLTATRDLAEAAK, translated from the coding sequence ATGACTCCACGCACGCCGGCGGTGGTGGTCGGTGCGTACGCGGCACTCCCGTCCGAGGCATCCGCGCAGGATCGCTTCATCCGGGGCGTCCTCGACCTGCCCGGCGTCGACGGATTCGAGCTCCCGCTCATGATCGATGCGGCCACCGATCGACGATGGCTTGACTGGACTCCGCCAGGACGCCCGAGCGTGGCGACCCTGATCCCGGCCTTCGCGATCCGCAGCCGGCAGGACCCCCGGTTCGGTCTGGCCTCGGCCGACCCCGAGGGCCGGGCCGCGGCGCTCGACCTACTCCGCCGGCTCCACGACACCGCCCGGCAGTGGCACGACCTCGGGCGCGAACTGTCCGTCGTGTCGATGTCCAGCGCACCGCAGATGACGGACCCGGCCGCGGCGGAGCGCGCGTTCGAATGCAGCCTCCGTGAGATCCGCGGCTGGGATTGGGGCTCGACGCGACTCGTCGTCGAGCACTGCGACGCCCCACGACCCGAGCATGCGCCGGAGAAGGGCTACCTCGCATTGGAGCGAGAGGTGCGGGCGATCGAACGAACCGACGACGGACGCACCGAGTGCGGGATCGCGGTCAATTGGGGGCGGTCCGTGCTCGAGCACCGGGACGTGGCCGGCGCCGCACGAGACGCCGCGCGCGCAGGCGACCGACTGCGCGGCTTCATCCTGTCGGGCGTGAGCGATCGGGACACCGAGTACGGGCCGGCGTGGGCCGATGCGCATACTCCCGTGGTGCACGAGGCGAGTGACGACTCCCTGCTGACCCTGTCGCGTGCGCGTGACGTGCTCGCCCGGCTACCGCGGGAGCTCTGGTACCTGGCGGTGAAAACCGGGGCGAAGCCCGCTTCGCTCAGCGCGACGCAGCGCATCGCGCTCATCGCGCCCGCCGTCCAGCTTCTGACCGCCACCCGTGACCTCGCGGAGGCAGCAAAGTAG
- a CDS encoding IclR family transcriptional regulator, producing MKNGNDGAQGHGYHSHALSRGLAIIQAVAQTEDVATLAELHETTGLPKSTLVRLLSVLEDEDYLIKVDERPAYRLGHAILPIAASYMSSASVADLLRPHLRPLAQETGWTANFGILDGLDVVHLCVEFPNRPIHYNTTEGSSSEAYCTGLGKAVFLELSEEAIRRSLPPEPFARRTANTLTTWDELAADLELSRARGYAVDAEEADAGLRCVSVPVVSNGQVLGAVSVSGPAGEGDPETERRFVALLLEARDRIARESGLRGALGIGASPAA from the coding sequence ATGAAGAACGGCAATGACGGCGCCCAGGGACACGGCTATCACTCGCACGCGCTGAGCCGCGGCCTGGCGATCATCCAGGCGGTCGCGCAGACCGAAGACGTGGCCACCCTCGCCGAGCTCCATGAGACGACCGGGCTGCCGAAGAGCACGCTGGTCCGCTTGCTCTCGGTCCTCGAGGACGAGGACTACCTCATCAAGGTCGACGAGCGGCCCGCCTACCGCCTCGGCCATGCGATCCTGCCGATCGCCGCCTCGTACATGAGCTCCGCGTCGGTGGCCGACCTCTTGCGGCCGCACCTGCGACCGCTCGCGCAGGAGACCGGGTGGACCGCGAACTTCGGAATCCTCGACGGGCTCGACGTCGTGCACCTCTGCGTCGAGTTCCCCAACCGGCCGATCCACTACAACACGACCGAGGGCAGCTCCTCGGAGGCGTACTGCACCGGGCTCGGCAAGGCCGTCTTCCTCGAGCTCTCCGAGGAGGCGATCCGGCGGAGCCTGCCGCCCGAGCCGTTCGCCCGTCGGACGGCGAACACGCTCACGACCTGGGACGAGCTGGCCGCCGACCTCGAGCTCAGCCGCGCACGCGGCTATGCGGTCGACGCCGAGGAGGCGGACGCCGGCCTGCGTTGCGTCTCGGTTCCGGTCGTCTCGAACGGGCAGGTCCTCGGCGCGGTCTCCGTGTCTGGACCGGCCGGCGAGGGCGACCCCGAGACCGAGCGGCGCTTCGTCGCGCTGCTGCTCGAGGCCCGCGACCGCATCGCTCGCGAGAGCGGGCTCCGTGGCGCGCTCGGAATCGGAGCGTCTCCCGCGGCCTGA
- a CDS encoding amidohydrolase family protein: MIVDVHSHNLQPEHWGDEHRNNWEPAYGEPYPRISPQEYDAAMIEAGVDVAIVFGLAASRAGVRTPNTFVAEYCAQVTTPTVAFTAMDPLDPDWREQLEEAIALGFRGVKLYPVLALFDPLAPEFDEFYRTCLRHGLVLLWHIGATASPQGRLSLSTPFLIEEVARRHPDLTQIMAHMGHPWQRDVMVVLRKHARVFADVSASWARPMDGFMALVAAQEWKVTDKLLFGSDFPLWRPAEAIAGLRRLAAFRAGDLPFVTEDTVESIIHRDTLSLLGIPDPRRA; this comes from the coding sequence ATGATCGTCGACGTCCACAGTCATAATCTCCAGCCGGAGCACTGGGGTGACGAACACCGCAACAACTGGGAACCCGCATACGGCGAGCCCTACCCGCGGATCTCACCGCAGGAGTACGACGCCGCGATGATCGAAGCCGGCGTCGACGTCGCGATCGTCTTCGGCCTCGCGGCATCCCGCGCCGGCGTGCGCACGCCGAACACGTTCGTCGCGGAGTACTGCGCCCAGGTCACCACGCCGACCGTCGCCTTCACCGCGATGGACCCGCTCGACCCGGATTGGCGCGAGCAGCTCGAGGAGGCGATCGCGCTCGGGTTCCGCGGCGTGAAGCTGTACCCGGTACTCGCGCTGTTCGACCCGCTCGCCCCCGAGTTCGACGAGTTCTACCGCACATGCCTGCGGCACGGTCTCGTCCTGCTCTGGCACATCGGAGCCACGGCGAGCCCGCAGGGCCGACTCTCCCTCAGCACACCGTTCCTCATCGAAGAGGTCGCCCGCCGGCACCCCGACCTCACCCAGATCATGGCGCACATGGGCCACCCCTGGCAGCGCGACGTGATGGTCGTGCTGCGGAAGCACGCCCGGGTCTTCGCCGACGTCTCGGCCTCGTGGGCGCGCCCCATGGACGGCTTCATGGCGCTCGTCGCCGCCCAGGAATGGAAGGTGACCGACAAGCTGCTCTTCGGCAGCGACTTCCCGCTGTGGCGTCCGGCCGAGGCGATAGCCGGCCTCCGCCGGCTCGCCGCCTTCCGCGCCGGCGACCTGCCGTTCGTCACCGAGGACACGGTGGAGTCGATCATCCATCGCGACACGCTCAGCCTGCTGGGCATCCCCGACCCGCGCCGCGCCTGA
- a CDS encoding fumarylacetoacetate hydrolase family protein, translated as MRFLSYTHHGATKHGVLRPDGDIDELGDGDLLALIERGGLNDPPAPRGRIAVEEIEIVAPLRRPPKLLAVAANYASHVLASGGTPLDPRAATPRLFLKPSSAVAGPQDVLTPPSIASNVDWEVELAVVIGTRVKDISPEDAMSAVAGYMTANDISTRAFDFGFARDEHSVAPFFDWLAGKWSDGYAPFGPYLVSADEVPDPGNLELHLEVNGEVRQSGSTSELLFGIPELISFASTLMTLEPGDVIETGTTAGAGIETGLQLADGDVMVARVGDLGEIRTAVRIPAAR; from the coding sequence ATGCGGTTCCTCAGCTACACCCACCACGGCGCCACGAAACACGGCGTGCTCCGCCCCGACGGCGACATCGACGAACTCGGCGACGGCGATCTGCTCGCGCTCATCGAGCGCGGCGGCCTGAACGACCCTCCCGCTCCTCGCGGGCGCATCGCCGTCGAGGAGATCGAGATCGTCGCGCCGCTCCGACGCCCGCCGAAGCTGCTCGCGGTGGCCGCGAACTACGCCTCGCACGTCCTGGCGAGCGGCGGCACCCCGCTCGACCCGCGTGCGGCGACGCCGCGGCTCTTCCTCAAGCCCTCGAGTGCGGTCGCCGGGCCGCAGGACGTGCTCACACCGCCCTCGATCGCGAGCAACGTCGACTGGGAGGTCGAGCTCGCGGTGGTGATCGGCACCCGGGTGAAGGACATCTCCCCCGAGGACGCCATGTCTGCGGTGGCCGGCTACATGACCGCGAACGACATCTCCACGCGCGCGTTCGACTTCGGGTTCGCGCGCGACGAGCACAGCGTGGCCCCGTTCTTCGATTGGCTCGCGGGCAAGTGGTCCGACGGCTACGCCCCGTTCGGGCCGTACCTGGTCAGCGCCGACGAGGTGCCGGACCCGGGCAACCTCGAGCTGCACCTCGAGGTCAACGGCGAGGTGCGGCAATCGGGTTCGACCTCCGAGCTGCTGTTCGGCATCCCCGAGCTCATCTCGTTCGCGTCCACGCTGATGACGCTCGAACCGGGCGATGTCATCGAGACCGGCACGACGGCCGGTGCGGGCATCGAGACCGGCCTCCAGCTGGCCGACGGCGACGTCATGGTCGCGCGGGTCGGCGATCTCGGCGAGATCCGCACCGCGGTGCGGATCCCCGCGGCTCGATGA